In Topomyia yanbarensis strain Yona2022 chromosome 2, ASM3024719v1, whole genome shotgun sequence, one DNA window encodes the following:
- the LOC131684203 gene encoding programmed cell death protein 10, producing the protein MTMGDDAPVVTSLVLPILIRPILSQLERRDVVASQTLRAALTKAEQTHPGMTFDLVMGIIKKGDINVNMNESILRLQGAATDSDLIEYRLNRTEDAFQELNKKSSSLKRILSRIPDEITDRKTFLETIKEIASAIKKLLDAVNEVVGFIPGSSGKQAVEQRKKEFVKFSKKFSTTLKEYFKEGEANAVFVSALYLIHQTNQIMITVKNKCE; encoded by the exons ATGACAATGGGAGATGATGCTCCAGTGGTTACTTCCTTGGTATTGCCAATTTTAATACGTCCAATTTTGTCACAG tTGGAACGCCGAGATGTGGTTGCTTCCCAAACGTTGAGAGCTGCTCTGACTAAGGCCGAGCAAACGCATCCGGGGATGACGTTCGACCTAGTCATGGGTATCATCAAGAAGGGCGATATTAATGTCAATATGAACGAAAGTATTCTCAGACTGCAGGGTGCGGCaacagatagcgatc TAATCGAATACCGCCTGAACCGCACCGAGGACGCATTTCAAGAACTGAACAAAAAGTCCTCCTCGCTCAAACGCATTTTGAGCCGAATTCCAGATGAAATCACTGATCGAAAGACGTTTCTGGAGACCATCAA GGAAATCGCCAGTGCCATCAAAAAGCTGTTGGATGCTGTGAACGAGGTGGTCGGCTTCATTCCTGGTTCTTCCGGCAAACAAGCGGTGGAGCAGCGTAAGAAGGAGTTTGTTAAGTTTTCGAAGAAATTTAGCACCACGCTTAAGGAGTACTTCAAAGAGGGGGA AGCCAACGCTGTTTTCGTGAGTGCTTTGTACCTGATACATCAAACCAATCAAATTATGATTACAGTGAAGAACAAGTGCGAATGA